A stretch of DNA from Candidatus Palauibacter polyketidifaciens:
TGGAGAGGCTGCGGCCAGCTCCGAACGGGAGCGCGCGGGCGAGGCGGAGGGCGCAGAGGAGCTTAACCTGCCCGCGTGGGAGGATCCGGCGGTACCCTTCCCGGTGAACCTGATCGAGACGTGGCGCCGCAGCGTGTTGGAGCCCGGCGCTTTCTTCGCCCGCGGGCCCTTCGATCGCGCGGCGGTGCGCCCAATTCTCTACTACCTCGTGATCAGTGTCCTCGGAGCGGCGCTCTCGCTGACCTGGGGAGCGTTGCTGCCGACGACGCAGCCGGGCTTCGTGGAGACGGTCGCCGAGGTCATGAACATCGCGCTGCCGGATGCGGCGGCCACTGCGGGCTCCGCCGGGAGGCTCGCGGATTTCTTCCTCGCCCCGTTCTGGGCGGCGCTGTCCCTCGTCATTGCGAGCCTGCTCCTCCATCTGTTCGTACTCCTGCTGGTCCCCGGGCGTCGAAGCCTCACAGCCACCGTGCGCACGGTCTGCTACGCGTGCGGACCCGGCGTCTTCGCCATCATCCCGTTCGTCGGAGGAGTGGTGGCCTGGGTCTGGGGAGCCGTGCTGACGGTGATCGGCCTGCGAGAGGCGCACCGGACCACGACCGGAAGGGCCTTCGCGGTATGGCTGCTGGCGGCCGCCCTCCCGGTCGCCTTCCTGCTGCTGGGGGTCCTGCTGATCATCGCCCGCGTGGCAAGCGGAGTTTGAGCGCCCCTTCGGACCGCATGCATCCCGGGACGGCCGCCGTGACTCCACGGCCGGCCGCCACCGTCGTCGTCGCCACCCAGACGGCGGCCGGGCTGGAGCTCCTCCTGCTTCAGCGGCCCGCCGACGCCAGGTTCGGAGCCGGCGCGTGGGCCTTTCCGGGCGGCGCGATCGACGGGGATGACGCTTGCGCGACGTGGGCGGACCGACTTCCGAGCGCGGGCGAAACCGCGGCGTGCGCGGCGGCGTTGCGTGAATTGTTCGAGGAGACGGGGATCATGCCGGCGCCGCTGCGCGGCTGCG
This window harbors:
- a CDS encoding YIP1 family protein, giving the protein MTTCARCGQESAAFDRCPFCGEAAASSERERAGEAEGAEELNLPAWEDPAVPFPVNLIETWRRSVLEPGAFFARGPFDRAAVRPILYYLVISVLGAALSLTWGALLPTTQPGFVETVAEVMNIALPDAAATAGSAGRLADFFLAPFWAALSLVIASLLLHLFVLLLVPGRRSLTATVRTVCYACGPGVFAIIPFVGGVVAWVWGAVLTVIGLREAHRTTTGRAFAVWLLAAALPVAFLLLGVLLIIARVASGV